In one window of Lewinella sp. 4G2 DNA:
- a CDS encoding Crp/Fnr family transcriptional regulator: MTTEAKITLLNQFTIFDCLSDQEKSQLGDAMEFRKKPRYTVIYQPGETSEHLYLLQKGAIKISTHNNEGKEVIKQLIHPEAIFGELALVGENTRNETAQSLKEEVHYYTIRVADFQRILARNTTLNQQLLTLFGQRMIAAETKLENLIFKDARSRIVSFLHEVVTKRGRRVGYEMLLKHSLTHQDIANITCTSRQTVTLVLNELRKENLIYFNRGRILVRDMDVLQQNAA, encoded by the coding sequence ATGACTACCGAAGCTAAAATCACCCTCCTCAATCAATTCACGATTTTTGATTGCCTCAGCGATCAGGAAAAGAGCCAACTCGGCGACGCGATGGAGTTTCGGAAGAAGCCACGCTACACGGTGATTTACCAACCCGGAGAGACAAGTGAACACCTTTACCTTCTTCAGAAGGGTGCCATTAAGATCAGCACCCACAATAATGAAGGGAAGGAGGTAATCAAGCAACTGATCCACCCCGAAGCCATCTTTGGCGAATTGGCCCTCGTTGGTGAAAATACCCGCAATGAGACGGCACAGTCACTGAAGGAAGAGGTACACTACTACACCATCCGCGTAGCGGACTTTCAGCGCATTCTCGCTCGTAACACGACGCTGAACCAGCAACTACTAACGCTTTTCGGACAGCGGATGATCGCCGCCGAGACGAAGTTGGAAAACCTGATCTTCAAAGATGCCCGTAGCCGTATCGTCAGCTTCCTCCACGAGGTAGTTACCAAGCGCGGTCGCCGTGTTGGCTACGAAATGCTACTGAAGCACAGCCTGACGCACCAGGACATCGCCAACATCACCTGCACCAGCCGTCAGACCGTCACGCTGGTCCTGAATGAGCTCCGCAAGGAAAACTTGATCTACTTCAACCGGGGCCGCATCCTGGTAAGAGATATGGATGTTCTGCAGCAAAACGCAGCCTAA
- a CDS encoding sugar porter family MFS transporter → MQNKKILYWSITVALAGFLFGFDTVVISGADLPLQELWQRGELFHGFVVMASALWGTVAGALLGGIPTDRLGRKTTLIWIGIFYTISALGSAMVSDPWLFAAFRFIGGVGVGVSTIAAPAYISEIAPAADRGKLVATYQFNIVFGILVAFLSNYLLSGIEEGAWRWMIGVEAIPAIIYTVMVMGVPRSPRWLLTKGGQPEEARRVLELINPGVDADALLREISLDNSEADHRETIFHPRYRFPLMLAFLLAFFNQFSGINAFLYYAPRIFETAGLEKSSALLSSVGIGVVNLAFTLLGLSLIDRFGRRQLMYIGSVGYIVSLSMVALAFGLGWQGWYVPLFLFVFIAAHAIGQGTVIWVFLSEIFPNHLRASGTSFGTSVHWILAAAIPSAVPILFTTIGTSTVFACFAFMMVLQLVFVWRMMPETKGVPLEDLGDLLYPPTKL, encoded by the coding sequence ATGCAAAACAAGAAGATTCTCTACTGGTCCATAACCGTTGCGCTGGCCGGATTTCTCTTTGGATTCGATACCGTGGTCATCTCCGGGGCGGACCTTCCACTGCAGGAACTCTGGCAGCGGGGTGAGTTGTTCCACGGATTCGTCGTGATGGCCTCTGCATTGTGGGGGACGGTCGCAGGAGCTCTCCTTGGGGGTATTCCGACGGATCGGCTGGGGCGCAAGACCACCCTCATTTGGATTGGTATCTTTTACACCATCTCCGCCCTCGGCTCCGCGATGGTGAGCGATCCCTGGCTTTTTGCCGCCTTCCGTTTCATTGGCGGGGTAGGGGTAGGCGTGAGCACCATTGCCGCACCGGCGTACATCTCCGAGATCGCTCCGGCAGCTGACCGGGGAAAATTGGTAGCGACCTACCAGTTTAATATCGTCTTTGGTATCCTGGTCGCCTTTCTATCCAACTACCTACTCAGTGGAATCGAAGAAGGTGCCTGGCGGTGGATGATCGGTGTAGAAGCCATTCCCGCCATTATCTATACAGTGATGGTGATGGGCGTCCCCCGATCGCCACGCTGGTTGCTAACGAAAGGTGGGCAGCCCGAGGAGGCTCGCCGCGTCCTGGAACTCATCAATCCTGGCGTAGACGCGGACGCGCTATTGCGAGAAATATCGCTCGACAACAGCGAAGCGGACCACCGGGAAACCATCTTTCACCCCCGGTACCGCTTCCCGTTGATGCTCGCCTTTTTACTAGCGTTCTTCAACCAGTTCTCCGGGATCAATGCCTTTCTGTATTACGCCCCCCGCATTTTTGAGACGGCGGGCCTGGAAAAGAGTTCGGCACTGTTGAGTAGCGTGGGGATCGGCGTGGTGAATCTGGCGTTCACCCTGCTGGGCCTTTCCTTGATTGATCGCTTCGGCCGCCGCCAATTGATGTACATCGGTTCGGTGGGGTACATCGTGTCGCTGAGTATGGTCGCGCTGGCCTTCGGGCTGGGGTGGCAAGGTTGGTACGTCCCCCTTTTCCTCTTTGTATTCATTGCGGCCCACGCCATCGGGCAGGGGACGGTCATCTGGGTATTCCTGAGTGAGATCTTTCCTAACCACTTGCGGGCTAGTGGTACTTCCTTCGGAACGTCAGTACACTGGATCCTGGCGGCAGCGATCCCTTCAGCGGTGCCAATCCTGTTCACTACGATCGGAACGTCGACGGTATTTGCTTGCTTTGCTTTTATGATGGTCCTGCAACTTGTCTTCGTGTGGCGCATGATGCCCGAAACGAAAGGCGTCCCACTGGAGGATTTAGGTGACCTGCTTTACCCGCCAACCAAATTGTAA
- the lptE gene encoding LPS assembly lipoprotein LptE, whose translation MTRRTFLLLALPVLLTTCYSFKGITIPNEVENAYVPNFIDNAIGAPPTLHLDMTEELRNKVRDEARLTITETNPDIEMKGTLVDFRVSAEGARPGNETSAIAALNRLTVVVAISYTNLLDETGEDKWTQNFSHFFDFPATQTLASVQDEALEEIIDNINEKIFNKAFAEEW comes from the coding sequence ATGACTAGAAGAACCTTCTTACTGCTAGCCCTGCCCGTACTGCTAACGACCTGTTACTCGTTCAAGGGTATTACCATCCCAAACGAGGTAGAGAATGCTTACGTCCCTAACTTCATTGACAATGCCATCGGTGCGCCGCCCACGTTGCACCTGGACATGACCGAGGAACTGCGTAATAAAGTGCGCGACGAGGCACGGCTGACCATTACAGAAACGAACCCGGATATCGAAATGAAGGGCACCCTGGTTGACTTCCGCGTCTCCGCGGAAGGTGCCCGGCCGGGCAACGAAACCAGCGCCATTGCAGCATTGAACCGGCTGACTGTAGTGGTGGCCATCAGCTACACCAACCTCCTCGACGAGACGGGGGAGGACAAGTGGACGCAGAACTTCTCCCACTTTTTCGACTTCCCCGCCACGCAGACGCTCGCCAGCGTGCAGGATGAAGCGTTGGAGGAGATCATCGATAACATCAACGAGAAGATCTTTAATAAAGCCTTCGCCGAGGAATGGTAG